GTGTAATCGTCCCAACCGAGCCATCGCCAACTTTAATCCTGTCAACTGAAACTATTGGAGTAATTTCTGCTGCCGTGCCACAGAAGAACACCTCATCTGCTGCGTAAAGCATTTCTCTTGGTAGGTCTTGCTCGTAAACAGGAATATTAAGAAGCCCTGCAATTTTTATTATTGAATCTCTTGTAATACCTTTCAGTATCGAGTTTGTTAGCGAAGGCGTAAAGAGTGCTCCATCTTTTACAAGGAATATGTTTTCGCCAGGTCCTTCAGAAATGTTTCCATAAATGTCGAGCATAACCGCTTCATCAAAGCCGTTGAGTTCTGCTTCCATCATTGCAAGCTGGGAATTAAGATAGTTTCCTGTTGCCTTTGCGACTGCAGGAATTGTGTCAGGCGCAAATCGCCTGTAGGAAGAAACACACACATTTATCCCTTTTTCAACTTTTTCATCAAAGAGGTTTGGCATTTCAAACGCTGCAATTGCAGTTTCTACTGGTGCATGCAATGGGTTTGGAGAAATTGGCCCAAGTCCCCTATAGACTACAGGTCTTATATACGCGCTCTTAAGCCCATTTTTTATGAGAAGTTCTTTTGTTATGTTAATATAATCCTCAACAGTCTCGCTTGTTTCCATTCGATACATCTTCATTGATTCTTTAAGCCTTTTATAGTGGTCGTATGCTCTGAATATAGCAGTCCCAAGTTTTGTTTCGTATGCCCTTATGCCTTCAAACACACCTGAACCATACTGGATTACATGCGAAAGGATGTGGATGCTTGCCTTGTTCCACTCCACAAATTCGCCGTTAAAGTAAATAAATTTTGCCTCTTTCACGATAACCTCCCTACACTACAAATTTTATGATTATATCAATTTTTTTGAAAATGCAAAATTCTTTATAATGAAATGAAAGGAGAAGCGAAATGGAACCAAATCCTTACGCCGTGTTTGTCTTTAAAAGGAGAGTAAAAACCTTTAAAAGCCTTTTAGAGGGAAGGCTTAAGGAGGAGAAAGATTTCTTTCAAACATTAAAATTGCCTAAGGTAACGAATCTTAAAGAATTAGCGGAATCAAGCGAATTTATAAAGAATGCCTTGAAGGCTTTTTCAATCTTAGAAAAACCTCTTGAAGTTAAACTCAGTAAGGATAATAATGAATTTATTTTTGAGATAAGCGAACACTCTGAAAAGCCGTATGCAATTGTTATGAGAATTATCCCACAGGATATAATTTCTGCTTTTAGAGAAACAAATTATGGGCTTCCCGTTGCAACTGTCCTCCTTGATAATGAATCTCGCATTTTAGATGTTAACCCTCAGTTTGAAAGGTTGTTTGGCTACAAAAAAGAAGAGATCATAGGAAAAGATCTTAATAAACTCATTGTTCCAGAAGAAGAAGTTCAGGATGGGTATGCACTTGATGAAGTTGCAACCGAGACTGGCTATATAAGGGTAGAAAGGACTCGCCTTGCAAAAGATGGTAGAAAAATTCCGGTGCTTGTATCGGGTTCGCCGTTTATTTTAAAAGGTAAAAAGGTTGGTATTATTGAAGTTTATGAGGATATAAGGGATTTAAAGAAAATCCAGGAAGCCTTTTACTACCAGGCAACACATGACATTCTTACTGGTCTTCCAAATAGGTATCTTCTCGAAGATAGGTTTAATATGGAGAAAGCAAGGGCAGAAAGAGTCGGTTCAAAAGTTGCGCTTTTCTTTATTGATGTGAATAGATTTAAGGATATTAACGACACCTATGGGCACGATGTTGGTGATAAAGTCCTAAAGTATGTTGCAAACAAACTCGTAAAAAGTGTTAGAAAAACTGATTCCGTTATCCGCTTTGGAGGGGATGAATTTGTTGTGGTTTTTGACGAAGTTAAAAATATTGAAGATATCGTTTCGATTGCAGTTAAGATGGTAAATGTATTTTCTGAACCATTTAAGGAAGGCGACTTGAAGATAGATGTCGGTGTAAACATAGGTATTGCAGTTTGCCCTGACGATGGGAAAACATTAGAAGAACTCTTAAGAAAAGGCGATATTGCGATGTATGAGGCAAAGGCAACAGGAACTAATAACTTTGTGTTTTATTCAAAGGAAATCGAAGAAGCAAGGCTTAAGAAGATTTCGGATTTGAAGATAAGAGAGTTTATGTTTAAACTTGTTTTTGATAAAGCGCCCCTGCCTGAGGTAATCATCGATGACGAGTTTAAAGCCCTTAGGGTAAATGAAACTTTCAAAAATGTCTTTAATGTCGATATTAGAAAAGTTTATGGTAAGGCAATCAAAGACCTTGATCTTTTAAGACCACTTAAAACTTTTATTTCCGACCCTGAAAACCTTGGAAAAGCTTTCTCTTTTAGCGTCAAATATGGCGAAAAGTATTATAATATTGAGTGTACAGCAAGTGCATTAAAAAGTTTTGGGAGGACTTTTTACTTAATAATATTTAAGGAGGTGGTATAGGATGGATCAGAACAAGTTTACTGAGAAGGTTCAGGAAGCCCTTCTTGATGCAAAGAGTATTGCAGTAACTTACGGTAACGAGGCAGTGGATGTTGAACATCTTCTTGTTGCGCTTATTAACCAGCAAGATGGCTTTGTGCCGATGATTCTTGAAAGTATCGGTGCACCTAAAAACGAAATTATAAAGGAACTCTATACAAGAATTGAAAGATTCCCCAAATCCTATGTTAAGGAAGATTCTCAATTTTATGTAACAAACAGACTAAATGCTCTATTTGCAAGGGCTGAATCCGAAGCAAAGGCGCTTGGAGATGAATTTATATCAACCGAACACCTGTTTTTGGCATCTCTTACTGATTACGAAATTGGTCAAATTTATGCAAAATATGGTATAAATAGGCAGAATGTTTTAGCAGCAATTCAATCAATAAGAGGAGGTAAGAAAGTGGAAGATAGGACACCTGAAGAAAAAGTAAAGGTACTCGAGAAATACGGAAGAGACCTTGTTAAGCTTGCAAAAGAAGGAAAACTTGACCCTGTAATTGGTAGAGACGAGGAAATAAGAAGGACAATTCAAATCCTTTCAAGGCGTACTAAAAACAATCCAATTCTTATAGGTGAAGCAGGCGTTGGAAAAACTGCAATAGTTGAAGGTATTGCACAGCGAATTGTGTCAGGCGATGTCCCTGAAACCCTCAAAGATAAAACAATCTTCCAGCTTGATATGGGAGCGCTTGTTGCAGGCACAAAGTTCAGAGGAGAGTTTGAAGAGAGATTAAAGGCAGTCCTCGATGAACTTAAAAAATCAGAAGGGCAGATTATTCTATTTATCGACGAAATACACACGATAGTTGGTGCAGGTGCAACAGGCGAAGGTGGAATGGATGCTTCAAATATGCTAAAGCCAGCACTTGCAAGAGGAGAGATAAGGACTATTGGTGCAACAACGATTGACGAATACAGGAAGTATATCGAAAAAGATGCAGCACTTCAAAGAAGATTCCAGCCAGTTCTTGTGAAGGAGCCATCGGTAGAAGAGACGATTGCAATATTGAGAGGACTTAAAGAAAGGTATGAAGTCCACCATGGAGTTAGAATTAAGGATTCAGCACTTGTCGCTGCAGCAAAACTTTCCCACAGGTACATAACTGATAGATTCCTACCAGACAAGGCAATCGACCTTATTGATGAAGCGGCGTCTCTATTGAGAATGCAAATTGACAGTATGCCTGTTGAATTAGATGAACTTACTCGAAAACTAAAACTCCTCGAAATGGAGAGAAGAGCCCTTGAAAAAGAGACTGACGAAGAATCAAAGGCACGCCTTCAGGATATTGAGAAGGAGATTGCAAACCTTAAAGAATCCGTAGATGCCCTTACCCTTAAGTGGAGAAAAGAAAAATCCATCATTGAGGAGATAAGAAAAATTAAATCTCAGATTGAGGAACTTAAAACAAAAGCAAACCTTGCCCAAAGTCAGGGTGACCTTGATACCGCAGCAAAAATTCTCTATGGCGACATTCCAAACCTCAATAAGCAACTTGAAGCAAAGTATAATGAGTTAAAACAGGTGCAAGGTGATAATCCTCTTCTTAAAGAAGAGGTTGGAGAAGAGGAAGTTGCTCAGGTTGTATCAAAGTGGACTGGCATTCCTGTTTCAAAGATGTTAAAGACAGAGAAGGAAAAACTACTCAACCTTGAAGAGACACTTAAAAAGCGTGTCGTAGGACAAGATCAGGCAGTTGAAGCAGTATCCAATGCGATAAGGCGTGCGCGCGCAGGGCTTTCTGACCCCAACAGGCCAATTGGCTCTTTCATCTTCCTTGGACCAACTGGTGTCGGTAAAACAGAACTTGCAAAGGCACTTGCAGAAGCACTTTTTGATACAGAAAAAGCACTTATAAGGATAGATATGTCAGAGTATATGGAGAAATTCTCTGTGTCAAGGCTAATAGGTGCGCCTCCAGGATATGTTGGTTATGAAGAGGGCGGCCAACTCACCGAGGCGGTAAGAAGACAACCATATTCTGTTATTCTCCTTGATGAGATAGAAAAAGCGCATCCTGATGTATTTAATATTCTCCTTCAGGTGCTTGATGATGGCAGGCTCACCGACTCGAAGGGAAGGACTGTTGACTTCAAGAACACAATCATCATAATGACTTCAAACATTGGAAGCAAGTATATTTCAGAGATTAACGCCATACCTGGGACTGCGGAGTATAAAGAACAGTATGAGCGTGTTGTTGAAAGAGTCTATGAAGAGATGAGACATATCTTCCGTCCAGAGTTCCTTAACAGAGTTGACGAGATCGTTGTATTCAACCCTCTTACCCTCAGGGAGCTCAAGGCGATTGTGGATCTTCTTCTTTCAAAGACAAACGAAAAACTCAAGGAGAAAGGCATTATTGTCGAATTTGAAGATGATGTAAAGACATTTATTATAAACAAAGGATACGACCCAATGTACGGTGCGCGTCCTTTGAGGCGTGCAATACAGAAATACATTGAAAACCCGCTTGCAGAATTTATACTCCGTGAGGATATAGAGAAAGGCGAAGTAGTTGCCTATATGGATAAAGGCGAGGTTAAGTTCAGGCTTAAATGAGTGAATTTACCGAAAAATTGAGGGAGGCTCTCACTTCTTCCTCCCTCCCCTTTGATGAAGCGGCACTTACATACTTTGAGGTCTATAAAAATCTTCTTCTCGATTGGAATTCCAATATGAACCTTACAGCAGTTCGTGATGAAGATGGCATAATATACAAGCATTTTATTGACTCTCTAATGGTCTTTAAGGTTGTGGATAACTTTTCAAGTTTCCTCGATGTTGGAAGTGGTGCAGGATTCCCAGGAGTGCCTGTGAAAATCGTAAAAAGGGATGTAAAACTATCACTTATTGAATCTCAAAAGAAAAAGGCAACATTCCTTCAAATTCTCCTTGAGCGTCTTGCTTTTACTGATGCAAATGTCTATAATGCGCGTGCAGAGGACCTTGCAAAGGACACCTTAAGGGAAAGTTTTGATGTAGTTTCAGAGCGTGAATTTGGTAAAATTCCTATAAATCTCGAGATTGGGCTTCCTTTTGTTAAGGTTGGAGGGCACCTTCTTCTTTACAAAGGCGCAAAAGACCTTGAGAAATTGGATATCTTTAAGATTTTTATTGAGGAATTAGGCGGCTCGGTAGATCGGGTTTTCCCTTACAAACTTAACGACTCTATTGAGCGTTATATAATTTCAATTAAAAAAGAGTGGTACACACCAAAGCGCTACCCGAGAAGTTATAGTTCAATGCTAAGGGACCTCAAAAAGTGGGGAGAGTTTGCATAAAAAAGGCACTTAAGAAGTTTTTCGTAATCTTAGTTGCGTTATTGCTCAGTTTTAGTATCCAGTTTAATGCTTTTTCAAGGACAAGTTTTCCACAGGATTTTTCTTCCCAGAGTAAACTTGGAGAAAATTTTATAATCCTAACAAAAAGCAAGTTTGTTCTCACACTAAAGGAAATTGAAAGCATTTTTCCACAATACAACTACTTTTATGTAACGCTTGAGAATATCGGTTCACAAGACCCTTTAATTGTAAGAGAATATCTTTTTTCTCACTTCAATT
Above is a window of Caldisericum sp. DNA encoding:
- a CDS encoding branched-chain amino acid transaminase, with the translated sequence MKEAKFIYFNGEFVEWNKASIHILSHVIQYGSGVFEGIRAYETKLGTAIFRAYDHYKRLKESMKMYRMETSETVEDYINITKELLIKNGLKSAYIRPVVYRGLGPISPNPLHAPVETAIAAFEMPNLFDEKVEKGINVCVSSYRRFAPDTIPAVAKATGNYLNSQLAMMEAELNGFDEAVMLDIYGNISEGPGENIFLVKDGALFTPSLTNSILKGITRDSIIKIAGLLNIPVYEQDLPREMLYAADEVFFCGTAAEITPIVSVDRIKVGDGSVGTITRMLIGKFREIVYEGKDPFNWLEFVEAEGY
- a CDS encoding GGDEF domain-containing protein, with protein sequence MEPNPYAVFVFKRRVKTFKSLLEGRLKEEKDFFQTLKLPKVTNLKELAESSEFIKNALKAFSILEKPLEVKLSKDNNEFIFEISEHSEKPYAIVMRIIPQDIISAFRETNYGLPVATVLLDNESRILDVNPQFERLFGYKKEEIIGKDLNKLIVPEEEVQDGYALDEVATETGYIRVERTRLAKDGRKIPVLVSGSPFILKGKKVGIIEVYEDIRDLKKIQEAFYYQATHDILTGLPNRYLLEDRFNMEKARAERVGSKVALFFIDVNRFKDINDTYGHDVGDKVLKYVANKLVKSVRKTDSVIRFGGDEFVVVFDEVKNIEDIVSIAVKMVNVFSEPFKEGDLKIDVGVNIGIAVCPDDGKTLEELLRKGDIAMYEAKATGTNNFVFYSKEIEEARLKKISDLKIREFMFKLVFDKAPLPEVIIDDEFKALRVNETFKNVFNVDIRKVYGKAIKDLDLLRPLKTFISDPENLGKAFSFSVKYGEKYYNIECTASALKSFGRTFYLIIFKEVV
- the clpB gene encoding ATP-dependent chaperone ClpB, with product MDQNKFTEKVQEALLDAKSIAVTYGNEAVDVEHLLVALINQQDGFVPMILESIGAPKNEIIKELYTRIERFPKSYVKEDSQFYVTNRLNALFARAESEAKALGDEFISTEHLFLASLTDYEIGQIYAKYGINRQNVLAAIQSIRGGKKVEDRTPEEKVKVLEKYGRDLVKLAKEGKLDPVIGRDEEIRRTIQILSRRTKNNPILIGEAGVGKTAIVEGIAQRIVSGDVPETLKDKTIFQLDMGALVAGTKFRGEFEERLKAVLDELKKSEGQIILFIDEIHTIVGAGATGEGGMDASNMLKPALARGEIRTIGATTIDEYRKYIEKDAALQRRFQPVLVKEPSVEETIAILRGLKERYEVHHGVRIKDSALVAAAKLSHRYITDRFLPDKAIDLIDEAASLLRMQIDSMPVELDELTRKLKLLEMERRALEKETDEESKARLQDIEKEIANLKESVDALTLKWRKEKSIIEEIRKIKSQIEELKTKANLAQSQGDLDTAAKILYGDIPNLNKQLEAKYNELKQVQGDNPLLKEEVGEEEVAQVVSKWTGIPVSKMLKTEKEKLLNLEETLKKRVVGQDQAVEAVSNAIRRARAGLSDPNRPIGSFIFLGPTGVGKTELAKALAEALFDTEKALIRIDMSEYMEKFSVSRLIGAPPGYVGYEEGGQLTEAVRRQPYSVILLDEIEKAHPDVFNILLQVLDDGRLTDSKGRTVDFKNTIIIMTSNIGSKYISEINAIPGTAEYKEQYERVVERVYEEMRHIFRPEFLNRVDEIVVFNPLTLRELKAIVDLLLSKTNEKLKEKGIIVEFEDDVKTFIINKGYDPMYGARPLRRAIQKYIENPLAEFILREDIEKGEVVAYMDKGEVKFRLK
- the rsmG gene encoding 16S rRNA (guanine(527)-N(7))-methyltransferase RsmG; translation: MSEFTEKLREALTSSSLPFDEAALTYFEVYKNLLLDWNSNMNLTAVRDEDGIIYKHFIDSLMVFKVVDNFSSFLDVGSGAGFPGVPVKIVKRDVKLSLIESQKKKATFLQILLERLAFTDANVYNARAEDLAKDTLRESFDVVSEREFGKIPINLEIGLPFVKVGGHLLLYKGAKDLEKLDIFKIFIEELGGSVDRVFPYKLNDSIERYIISIKKEWYTPKRYPRSYSSMLRDLKKWGEFA